The sequence TAGGGGCCGCCGCAGCTTTTCTGTCTGTGCCATTGCTCGGCATCGGCATCGGCGCCACTGCCATCGCCAGCAATCTGGGGCAGATTGCCGACAAGGCAACGGCGGTCGGCAATCACCTGCGTGCCATCCACAATGCCTACCAACCGGGCGCCTTCACTGTGGAAGAGGGGGTGTTGCAGTTCCCGCCGGAAGCCGTCATCACCCACCTGGATCTGCAGGACCGGCAGGTGCGCTTTGACAGTCAGCGATTTTATCCGTGGGGCGGCGGTGCACTGGAATTGCCGCAATACAACGATGATCCCAGGCAGATACACCGTTCCCTCAATATTCGGCACGCGTTCGGTCTCCCCGAGAGTGCAGCGCTGAACATTCGCAAGGCTGCTGCGCCTCATACCGTGGTGTTGCCGTGCACGCCGCTCTGCTATTACGGGTACGAATATCAACTGGGAGGCGCGGGCTACGTCTACGAGCCACTGCCGGGAGAGCAGGTCGAGCCTCGCGACGCCAGTGAAATACCTGGGCCAGACTGGTACTCGTTGTTCAATCCATTCACGGCATTGACCGACACGCTGAAGACCCATATGGATGAGCGCATCCACACTCGCTATCCGCAATTGCGCAACAGTGTGACGGACAAGCTGGAATACGACGAGCAGGGCAAACGGCGCTTTTATCTGCACAGTACGCCGTCGCTCAAGCACATCCTCTACAAACTGCATCCGGTCTATAAACCGACAACGATCAGCGTGGTGCTGGACGAGCAGGTGCGCCAACTGGCGGTGCCGACGTTGCCGATGGAGTGCCAGCAAAAGCTGTCCTACGAAATCAGCGCCACGTCAGACCGCTGCCAGCTTCGTCTGACGCCGGGATTGAAAACGGTGAAATTCAATGGAGCGACCCAATGGCTGGTGCATGCCCCTTGGGTCAGCATCGAGCAGGTCAGCTTTGATGACGTACCCAGGATGGATGACGGCGCCCCGCAAACGTACCTGGCGGGGCGTCAACTGACGGTCGACGGTATCGTGCTGTCGGCGTTCGATGGGCTGATCGAGTTGGCCGGGGGAGAGTTGTTTCAACTGGACTGGCAAGGCAATGCGCTGCACCTGGTTTCCATCACCCTGGGCGATGATAAAAACAATCCGCGTGATGTGCTTGCCCACCTGCGCAAACGAGAGAAGGAGATGCGCCTCGGCACGGGATACGTCACGCTTCAGCGGTTCAAGGTTGCGCTCAACCCAGCCAGCCTCGATGTGCGCACGACAGCCTTTTACGATGTCGCTCAAAAACGCTTGTTGTATGCGCGCGATCTGCCGGGCGAAGTCAATGAGGGCTTGATGCTGGGCGCCGCCAGCACGACTCATGCGTGGTTTTATCATCCCGACCATGCCACGGTCTGGCGCGTCGATGTGATCACTGCTTCGGTCGTCCATCGTTATCGGTTACTGAGCCTGGAACTCGGCACGAAAATCACCACTTTCGGGCAACTGGCTGACGGCACGCTGCGAGTCTCGCAGCAGTTGGTAGAACAAAAGTCCATGAATGTGCGCACGACGCTGGAGTTTCATCTGACCGATAGCGAAGTGACCCTGACGGACATCCACATGTGGTCGCCCGGTCTGGAAAGTTCTTTCCTCAAGCCGGAAGAGGGAACGCGAATCGCGTTTTTCCGCCATCGCCAGAAAAAGCACCGCCCCTACGCAGATGAAACACCAGGCATGGCTTCGCCGGTCACTACCTGGACTTACGCGCCCTATGTTCATGCCCGTGCCTGGTCCTTCGATCGGCTGCTTGAGCGAGCATGGATTGCCGCGCATCACGACAGGTACTTGCGCGCTGGCGCTGACAGTGAAGGGGACAGGGTGATGCTCATGCCGCGAGCGTCTGACCCGGCGGCTGCGCTGCTGTTTTACAGCCAGCAAAGCCAAATGCTCAGCCATGGCATCGAACTGCGCGACAACGTCTTCTGGCACAAGGCGCTGGCGAAAAACGTGATCGAGGTTACCCGTGTGGGTGAAAGCTACCTGGCCACTCAAAGCGACGGACGACTGTTCGAAATCGACCTCGGTGCCAAGGATGACAACTGGCTGTCCGAGCTTGATAGACATGTTCTGAAGTTTGTCGGCCTCAGCCGGCATTGGCTGCAACAAAATCCGGATTGGCTGGCGGCATTACCGGCGCTTGCCAGGGAATACAGCAGCGCAGCCTTTGCGATCATCGGTTTGCGTGCCCAGCCGGGTCAGCCGTTTCTGGCTGCGTGGTGCGTTGATGAAAAGCTCGTGCTGATGGACGCAACGGCTAACCGCGAGCTCGCGTTATTGGGGCTGACGCCTGATCGGCAGGCCGTTTGGTTGCTTGATGCGAGCGCCGGGCAGCTTTGGCGCCAGACGCTGGTTTGCGTCGATACGATGCGCACGGCGTTTGGTAACGGCAGCGTGTTGCTGCATCGCGAAGCCTTGCCCCAGGCCGAACAGGTCTGGTCGTCGTGGGCGTTCAGCGAAGTGCTGCCGCACGCAGACGGCCTGCTCGGGCGTACCCGTGAAGGTGTGACGCTGCTACTGCGGGATCAGCAACCGGCACGGATTATCAGCATGGAAAACCGATGGTCACACGCTCCAGGTCAGACGCCAGGGCAGCTGCAGGAACGTTTGAAACGGCGGCTGGAAGGGCAGTCCCATGCCGCGTTTCTACCCATTGAGAATATCGGCAATCGTTATCAGTACTACGTTCCGATGCTTGATCGGCTGTTTGAGGTGTCCGCACGGGACGATGGGCAATGGGCAACATTTCTCGGTACGCGTGATGCGGCCAATCCGCTACTGTTCGACCCCATTGACGAATTGCTCTTCAGTGCCGGAACGGTCGATGGCGTTTGGTTGCCGGGCAGCTATGCGCATCGTGACGAGGAAGTCATGGCGCTGGAATTGACTGATGATCTGGCCGAGGTACAGCCATTGCTTGCCGACGGCGTTGAAAGGTTGATTCTGACCTTCGGTTCGCGCACGGAAGGTTATCGGATATCGGCCGAAACCTGGCAGCGTCTGAATTGCATTGTTGTTGATGTGCGACGTCCATCCGAGGGGCGGGTGCCGGAACCTGGCTTGCTGGTGCTGGACGTGGCGGAGGGTGGGCATTTGCTGATGTCGCAGGTCGCTGGCCACCTGGTGCTGACCGACCCGGACAATGGGCACAGTCTGATCGTGCGCGGCGTCGAGGAGCAGGGTGAGTGCGAACTGGCTGTCAAAATGGCTGGCCGTCATTATCTGTTCGCACTCGAGCAGTGGTTGCAGGCTTTTGCGGCTGTGCAGGACGGTGACGCCATTGCCAGCCTGGCGGTGGTGGCTGAACATTTGCCCTGAGCGGTAAATTCATCTGAACAATAAAACGCCGCGGACATTGTCGTTCGCGGCGTTTTTGTTTTGGCAGTTAAACCGAGGTCGGGCGCTCAAGGCACCAGATAACCTTTGACCCCGGTAAAAATGATCTGCGCCGCCAGTGCGCAGACAAACAAACCCATCAAACGACTGACGATCTGCAAACCCTGATCCCCCAGAATCCGTTCGATGCGGTTCGACAGATACAGCACCACGCCCACCGTGAAACTGGCCAGCGCGATACTCATGATCGCAGTGAGCTTATCGTCCCAGTGCGGCTGGCTGACCCCCATTACCAGCAAGGCGCCGATGGTGCCCGGGCCGACGGTCAGCGGAATGGTCAGCGGCACGATGGTCACGTCCTGCTGCACGTTGTCGGCCTGTACCGCCGGCTTACCCTGCGCCATGCCCAGCGCCGAAATGAACAGCACGCTGCCGGCACCGATGCGAAACGCATCCACGGTGATACCGAACACATCGAAAATCACCCGCCCGAACAAATACAGCAAGACGCTGGAGACCAGCGTCGCCACCGCAACTTTCCAGGCCAGCCGCCGTTGCTCCTTGCGCGAGTAGCCACGGGTCAGGCTGATAAAGCAGGACAACACGAAGAACGGGCTGTAGAGCACCAGCATCTTCAGGTAAACGCTGAACAACACGTGGAGCATGGTCATGTCTCGCAGGGAAGGAGAATGGGGATGGAGTCTATCAGCGCTTTACGGGGTTGGGGTATCGACTTTTAGAGCGTTGCTTGTTATTGGTTTAGTTGTTTTTTAGTTGCGCTTTTGATGGGTTTGGTAAGTAGTGTTACATGTTTTTGTTTGTCGGTTGTTGGTGGCTTTGGTTATGGTTGTTTTCGCAAGTTAATGAAGGCTTGCTTAAATGATGATAAGGAATTCAAAGTGAATAACCCGGTAATGCAACAACTCTATGTCGCTAATTGCATTAGTGCTTTGCAGCAATATGAAATTGATGAAGTTCCAACTATTCAAGCTCGTGGTGTTGCCTTGACCCTTAACTCCGGTGACGCCGTGGAAGCGCCGACAAAGGCGGCAGTTGTTGGCGAGGGTCTTTTGGCATTTTCTGCTCATCTGACGGATGACAATCGGACCGACGCACAAAATGCCTTTCTTTTCGCGACACTTGTCGCCAACAAGAAATTCCCGCTCGAAAGCCAGGGCCTGGAGTGGTATCTGCTGTTTCGCGAGGTCATGACCAACTCAGGCTGGACGCCTGTTACCAAGTACTACAACGATCTGGAAGTTGCGGGCACCAGCGTACGGATGGATAAACTGGTCCTGGAAATTCTCGGCTCGGTGGTAGCGGGTCTTGCGGTGCCTGGCCCTGCAACTGCGCTGATGCTGAAGACGGCGAGCGACGCCATCACCGCTCTGAAAAAACGTGACACCGCATTGACTCTGTATGAACGCAATCTGCTGAACCACGGCGTTGGTGGCATCACCGCTGGCGTCTGTACCGAAGTTAATGGCGAAGCCATCATGGCCGTCGGTGCTGTGCGTTTTCTGCGTCGCAATACGTCCACTAAAGTTATGTTTGTCGATGTAGATGTTCGCAATGTGAAGTTGTACACCGGTGAAACGATCTTTGCCAAGAATACCGAAATTGCTGATAAGGCGCGCATGGCCATCAGGACTAAACTGGGTCTGAACGTTGTATCGAAAATCGAAGAGTATGAAGTCTGATTAACAGAAGAAGGGCAGTCATGGCGACTGCCCTTTTTTATTACGGAGGCCTGACATGAATGATGAATGTTTAATTTTGGTTGTCGGGGCTTGCGTGGTGATCATTCCCGATGGTGAGCGGCTGGAAGTTTATAGCGATCTGGTCAATTCGATTTTGCTGGCGCAACGGGTTGCCAATAAGAAACATGAAAAATCCCTGTCCCCGGATTGGTACGGCACGTACGTGAGTGTCCTTGATGATTTCTGGTTGCGCCATCAGAAGTCGAAGCAGACATGGCAGGTCAGCAATCCCGGAAATCAGTCCGCGCTGGAGTTTTTCAATACAGCGTTACGCAATGATGCAATGCCTGAAACCCGAATAATGGGCGCAGTTCTGCAGCGAATGGCACACATACCGGGCTACGAACTCGCCATCCAGCGATTGCGCAGTTTCATGAAAATATCGGTTACGGCCGAGTCGGACAGCATGCCAGCGCCGTTGGCGAAGGTGCATCTACTGGTGATTGTTGCGAACGCTGCCGATGCGATCGCAAGCGCGTTTGTTGAGTTCGAGACGTCACTCGAGTTAAGCCAAAATCCATTTCAACAGTTGTATCAATGCGAAGAGGTTCAAGGCTTGGTCCATGTGCATCACGCCCGGGCAAGTCTGTCCGAAATTCGCTACAGCGGCGCGCGTGAAGCCATTGCCAGGAAAGTCAGGGACAAACTTGCGGACAGCGTGGCGGTGCTGAATCTGCCCAAGGAGATTACGGCATGAAGGACTTGATTACACCGCAGGCTGCGGTGGTGGGCGGCAGTGTCGTGGCGTTTGCCGGTGGCCTGCCTGCGACCCATCGAGATGATATCTACATGAGCACAGCCTATGCGCAAAGAGCAACGCGCGCGGCGTTCGAGGACGGGCTATCGGGGGACTGGTTCGAGTACTACAGGAATGTCCTGAAATTTGTCGGATGGGACGTGCCGAAACCGCAAACCTTGACTCCGTCGCGCAATAATCTGATGGCCGGTCAGGCAACGCAGCGTATCGCGGCGGTATTGGGTGAGCGGTTCGGCGAACCTATGCGGCGTGCGTTGCGGGTGATGGAACGTAACACATTGGCACTCAGGCTGTTCGAGTCCACGAGCCTGCGTGCCAATGTCGGATATTTTCAAATGATCCCCTGCGTGATGAGTGGCCCGAACAAGGTGGAAATGGGCATCTATCACCGTCAGTTCCAGATCGAGAGAGAGGCCAGCGGGTTTTTGTTCAGCAAGGATGAAACACTTGTCCACAACAGCGTTGAACAAATTGCGGCCATCACATTCAACACGCTGCATTACGCTCAGTTTCGCGAAAAGGTCAAAAACTCGGTCATCACCGGCTCTCTCAAATACCTTGATGGCCTGGAGATCTGATCGAATAACAATACGATCCTGCTCAGAAAGTCGACGCCGTCCGGTTTTGCTGGTCACGCTGGGCGACCCAGTGCTCGATCAGCTCGCGCAATTGCGACAACTCGACTGGCTTGGACATGTGCCCATCCATCCCGGCCTGCCGCGCGCGCTCCTTGTGCTCGGCGAGAATGTGCGCCGTCAGCGCCACGATCGGCGTGCGAATGCGTTGGTTGCTGACTTCCCACGCGCGCAGTTGCTGGGTCGCCGAGAACCCATCGAGGATCGGCATTTCGCAGTCCATCAACACCAGATCGTAACGCTGGGCCTTCATCGCTTGCAGCGCTTCTTCGCCGTTGGCGGCGGTGTCCGGTTGCAGGTTGAGCTTGCCGAGCATGCCGCGAATCACTTTGGTCGAAATCGTATTGTCTTCGGCGACGAGGATGCGGAAATCGCTCGGCACTTTGGCAGCCGTGGCCGGGGTGACCACTTGCGGCTGGAACACCACCTGGCCTTTGTTGCGCTGATTGAGTTCGTCGGCCAGGGTGGTCTTGAGCGTGTAGCCGGCCACCGGTTTGGCGAGGATACGTTTGATCCCCGAGTTGCGCGCGATGATCTTGCTCGGCGCATTGCTGATGCCGGTGAGCATGATCAGCAGGATGTCGTGGTTCAGGCTTGGGTCTTCCTTGATCTTGGCCGCGAGCTGCATGCCGGTCATGCCCGGCATGTTCTGATCGAGCAGTACCACATCAAAGTAATCACGCAGGTGCGCCTTGGTTCGCAGCAAGGCCAACGCTTCTTTGCCGGAAGGCACGGCGCTGACATTCAACCCCCACGCACTGCATTGCTGGACCAGCACTTTGCGGCAGGTGTCATTGTCGTCGACCACCAGCACCCGTGCGCCTTGCAGCGGACTGTCGAGATCGGAAGTCGGGTGTTCGAGGCGATCCGGATCCAGCGGCAGGGTCAGCCACAGCGTGCTGCCCTGATTGGCGCCGCTCTTGATACCGAATTCACCCTGCATCAAGCGGATCAGTTGCCGTGCGATCACCAGCCCCAGATTGCCACCCAGACGATTGGCCGAAAGGAAGTGCTTGCTGTGCAGCTCGGCGTGCATCAGCGCATCGCGCTCTTCCTGATCCATGGGCTGGCCGCTGTCCTGCACGGCAATGCGCAAACGCGGTTTACTGCTGCGCTCGTCGAGGGCGACGACGATCAGCACTTCGCCTTCGTCGGTTTTCTTCAGGGCGTTTTCCAGCAGGCTCAGCAGGGTCTGGCGCAGGCGTGTCGGGTCGCCGCTGATTACTCTCGGCACTTGCGGCTGGATAAAGCTGATCAGCTCGACGTTCTGTTGTTCGGCCTTGGCGCGGTAGATGCTCAGGCAATCATCGATCAGGGCATTGAGGTCGAACTGCACGTCGTCCAGCTCGATCTGGCCGGATTCGAGCTTGGAGATGTCGAGGATCTCGTTGATCAGCGTCAGCAGTTCGTTGCCGGCGCTGTGGATGGTCTGTACGTAGTCGCGTTGCTTGACCGACAACGGCGTGCCCAGCAGCAGTTCGGTCATGCCGAGCACGCCGTTCATGGGCGTGCGGATTTCGTGGCTGATCTTGGCGAGGAATTCGGCTTTGGCGTTGATCTCGGCATTGCTCGCGGCGAGGTCGCGGCTGACGCTGAAGCGGCTTTCGGTGATGCTGCGCTGCCGCTCGCCCAGGGCGATGCTCATCAACAGACCGCTGATGCAGATGAACGCCATCAGGGTCATGATCAGGCCTTGCGGCGACACCAGCGTCAGGCCCAGCAGCGCAGGCAAGATGATCAGCGTGCCGATGTTGAACACCACCATCGCCGCGACGAACAAGCGCGCTGGGCGATAACCCTTCTGCCAGTGATAGAACGCGACAAACAACATGCTCAGGCCGGCCAGCGCCACCAGTGCATAAGTGATGATGTTCAGCGGCAGGGTGTTGACGAACAACAGCAACAGGCTGCAGGTCACGATAAACAGGATATCGCCGATCAACAGCTTGTTCAGCGGGTGCGGGCCGAGCGGGGCGAAGAAGCGATAGGCGAACATCAATCCGGCCGGAGCGGTCAGCAACAGTGCCAGATAGGCGCCCGGCGTCTGCACCGCATGCCAGTTCGGCAGCCACGGGCCGGCGAGATTGAGCAGCAGCAACAGGCTGAGGCCCAACAGGCCTTCGCAGACCGCCAGCCACAAACTGCTGCGCGAGCGGGAATAGGCGTAGCGCACCAGGTTGTGCAACAGCAGCATGGCGAGGCAGCCGAACAATAAGCCGAAGACCAGCGTCTGATTGTGGTTGGCTGCGCTCATCACCGCCGATTGCAGGGTGACGTGCGGGCGCAACTGATGGTCGGAGACCATGCGCAGATAGACATCGAGGGGTTTGTCGCTCTGTGGCAACGGCAGCATGAAGTCGCTGCTCGGCAACGGCCGTTCGGCCTGCGGCTGGTCGGTGCCGGTGTTGCGTTGCTCGATCAGCTTGTCACCGTCGAGTACATAGAGATTGAGCTGTGACAGGTCCGGGGCAAAGATGCGCAGCACTTGTTCGTGCTTGCCCGGCGCCAGCCTGAAACGCAGCCACAAGGCGCCATCGGGCTCGGACGCGGTGAGGCGGTCAAGGTCGATGGGGCTGAATTGATTGGTGTAACGAGCGGAGCGGATGTCGCTCAGTTGCAGATTGCCCTGATCGTCAAGCAATACCGACCAGCCACTGCCTTGCGCGGCCTGGGCCGGGAGCATGCAGAGCAAGGTCAGCAATGTGACGGTGAAGCTTATGGCAATCCTGAGCCAGCGCACGGCGAAATCCCTTCGTAGGTTGATGCCAGAATATAACGATGCGCGGCGGCGGAACAGCCCGGCGAGGAACGGTATCCCTCGCCGGACCTGAGGTACAGCTTATTCCTGGGTTTCGCCACGTTCACGGGCAATGGCACGGTAGCCAATGTCCTTGCGGTAGAAGCAGCCTTCCCAGTCGATGGCCGCTGCCAGCTTGTAGGCTTGCTGCTGCGCTTCGCCGACGCTGGCGCCCATTGCGGTGGCGCAGAGTACGCGACCACCGGCGGTGACGACGTTGTCATCTTTCAGCGCGGTGCCGGCGTGGAAGACTTTGCCTTCCAGCTTCGCCGCTGCGTCCAGACCGTTGATCGCTGCGCCCTTGGCGTAATCGCCCGGGTAACCGCCAGCGGCCAGCACGATGCCGACGCTCGGACGTGGATCCCACTGTGCTTCAACCTTGTCCAGCGCTTGCGCCAGAGCGGCTTCGACCAGCAGCACCAGGCTCGATTGCAGACGCA comes from Pseudomonas sp. RU47 and encodes:
- a CDS encoding MarC family protein, translating into MLHVLFSVYLKMLVLYSPFFVLSCFISLTRGYSRKEQRRLAWKVAVATLVSSVLLYLFGRVIFDVFGITVDAFRIGAGSVLFISALGMAQGKPAVQADNVQQDVTIVPLTIPLTVGPGTIGALLVMGVSQPHWDDKLTAIMSIALASFTVGVVLYLSNRIERILGDQGLQIVSRLMGLFVCALAAQIIFTGVKGYLVP
- a CDS encoding hybrid sensor histidine kinase/response regulator, with amino-acid sequence MRWLRIAISFTVTLLTLLCMLPAQAAQGSGWSVLLDDQGNLQLSDIRSARYTNQFSPIDLDRLTASEPDGALWLRFRLAPGKHEQVLRIFAPDLSQLNLYVLDGDKLIEQRNTGTDQPQAERPLPSSDFMLPLPQSDKPLDVYLRMVSDHQLRPHVTLQSAVMSAANHNQTLVFGLLFGCLAMLLLHNLVRYAYSRSRSSLWLAVCEGLLGLSLLLLLNLAGPWLPNWHAVQTPGAYLALLLTAPAGLMFAYRFFAPLGPHPLNKLLIGDILFIVTCSLLLLFVNTLPLNIITYALVALAGLSMLFVAFYHWQKGYRPARLFVAAMVVFNIGTLIILPALLGLTLVSPQGLIMTLMAFICISGLLMSIALGERQRSITESRFSVSRDLAASNAEINAKAEFLAKISHEIRTPMNGVLGMTELLLGTPLSVKQRDYVQTIHSAGNELLTLINEILDISKLESGQIELDDVQFDLNALIDDCLSIYRAKAEQQNVELISFIQPQVPRVISGDPTRLRQTLLSLLENALKKTDEGEVLIVVALDERSSKPRLRIAVQDSGQPMDQEERDALMHAELHSKHFLSANRLGGNLGLVIARQLIRLMQGEFGIKSGANQGSTLWLTLPLDPDRLEHPTSDLDSPLQGARVLVVDDNDTCRKVLVQQCSAWGLNVSAVPSGKEALALLRTKAHLRDYFDVVLLDQNMPGMTGMQLAAKIKEDPSLNHDILLIMLTGISNAPSKIIARNSGIKRILAKPVAGYTLKTTLADELNQRNKGQVVFQPQVVTPATAAKVPSDFRILVAEDNTISTKVIRGMLGKLNLQPDTAANGEEALQAMKAQRYDLVLMDCEMPILDGFSATQQLRAWEVSNQRIRTPIVALTAHILAEHKERARQAGMDGHMSKPVELSQLRELIEHWVAQRDQQNRTASTF